The following coding sequences lie in one Panicum virgatum strain AP13 chromosome 6N, P.virgatum_v5, whole genome shotgun sequence genomic window:
- the LOC120677901 gene encoding stigma-specific STIG1-like protein 1 has product MRKAAGIFLMALAIATATALLPTVVLATRSFGRRSRFLATLDSSCSSEAPCPDIVDPVTGFPFSGAECCDGVCVDTSFNAHQCGGCDPRYYGCGSWPWICCYGYCFNSQKDSENCGRCGNNCWDGRCFNGVCGYAV; this is encoded by the coding sequence ATGAGAAAAGCAGCCGGAATCTTTCTCATGGCCCTCGCCATTGCCACCGCTACTGCTCTACTACCAACAGTGGTGCTGGCGACGCGTTCCTTCGGCCGCAGGAGCCGCTTCCTGGCGACCTTggacagcagctgcagcagTGAAGCACCGTGCCCCGACATCGTCGATCCTGTCACCGGCTTCCCCTTCTCAGGCGCGGAGTGCTGCGACGGCGTCTGCGTCGACACCTCGTTCAACGCTCACCAATGCGGCGGGTGCGACCCCAGGTACTATGGGTGCGGGAGCTGGCCCTGGATCTGCTGCTACGGCTACTGCTTCAACTCCCAGAAGGACTCCGAGAACTGCGGCCGCTGCGGCAACAACTGCTGGGACGGCCGATGCTTCAACGGCGTCTGCGGCTACGCGGTCTGA
- the LOC120677815 gene encoding putative receptor-like protein kinase At4g00960 isoform X2, with translation MEPTVIEYQELKQITDGFSENRKIGEGGYGKVYWGLRENGDEIAVKMLRDNIRLDDKQFQNEFGHHFELKHDNIVRLVGFCHESKGDAIMHQGNFVLAEKRYRALCFEYMHNGSLQKYISDECDKLDWHTSYKIIKGTCEGLKYLHERSKPILHLDLKPDNILLDKNMVPKLADFGLSKDFQDRKTRTTKTVVGTHGYMPPEFLKENTFSDKNDIFSLGVIIIEIMMGPAGYSQFKGMSSVSSERSDKGMSFGKDDKKELFIDLVQEKWRRKLQATHSDSFLEEYCKQIKICTDIAIDCVNDDKEKRPRIVEIIKRLNEAGPTIDQENNIIVPTYGLTAHTTHDIVSLPVVKLGMWGGNEGRYHDLSVMPRRLLTMTVRCGEAIDSIEFSYIGVDLKEHVSGRWGGTYGEAPRKIILGPDEIVQEISGTYADYRRERDVIRSLTIFTNFDKEHSFGEPIGNPFRIPVDNNGHIVGFYARSKQFLNAIGIYVHP, from the exons ATGGAGCCAACAGTTATAGAGTATCAAGAATTAAAACAAATTACAGATGGATTCTCCGAGAATCGAAAAATTGGTGAAGGTGGATATGGAAAAGTTTATTGG GGGTTACGTGAAAATGGAGATGAGATTGCCGTGAAGATGCTCCGAGATAATATTCGTTTAGATGATAAGCAATTCCAGAATGAGTTTGGCCACCATTTCGAGCTCAAGCATGATAACATTGTCCGACTAGTTGGCTTCTGCCATGAGTCCAAAGGTGATGCCATAATGCACCAAGGGAATTTTGTTCTTGCAGAGAAACGATATAGAGCTTTGTGCTTCGAGTATATGCACAATGGGAGCCTTCAAAAGTATATATCTG ATGAATGTGATAAACTTGACTGGCATACCAGTTACAAAATAATTAAGGGGACTTGTGAGGGTTTGAAATACCTCCATGAAAGATCCAAACCTATTTTGCATTTAGATCTGAAACCCGACAATATATTGCTTGACAAGAACATGGTGCCCAAACTTGCTGACTTTGGCCTGTCCAAGGACTTCCAGGACAGAAAAACAAGGACCACAAAAACTGTTGTAGGAACGCA TGGATACATGCCACCAGAATTCCTAAAAGAAAACACGTTTTCTGACAAGAATGACATATTCAGCCTGGGAGTTATAATAATTGAGATCATGATGGGACCTGCAGGCTACTCACAATTTAAAGGAATGTCTTCAGTCTCTTCAGAGAGATCCGATAAAGGAATGTCTTTTGGTAAAGACGATAAAAAAGAATTATTTATTGATCTG GTACAAGAAAAATGGAGGCGCAAGTTACAGGCAACACATAGTGATTCCTTTTTAGAAGAGTATTGCAAGCAAATAAAGATATGCACCGACATAGCAATAGATTGTGTGAATGATGATAAGGAAAAAAGGCCTAGGATAGTGGAGATCATCAAAAGGTTGAACGAGGCAGGACCCACGATTGACCAAGAAAATAATATCATTGTTCCCACTTATGGGTTAACTGCACATACAACCCATGACATTGTG AGCCTGCCAGTTGTCAAGCTTGGAATGTGGGGTGGAAATGAGGGAAGATATCATGACCTTAGTGTGATGCCTCGACGCCTACTAACTATGACAGTTCGCTGTGGAGAAGCTATTGATTCAATTGAATTTTCTTACATTGGTGTGGATTTGAAAGAGCATGTGTCCGGCCGGTGGGGTGGTACTTATGGAGAAGCCCCTAGAAAG ATTATCTTGGGCCCTGATGAGATTGTACAGGAAATTTCTGGTACATATGCCGATTACAGAAGAGAAAGAGACGTTATAAGATCACTTACTATTTTCACCAATTTTGATAAAGAGCATTCTTTTGGTGAACCCATAGGAAATCCTTTCCGGATTCCTGTGGATAATAATGGCCATATCGTGGGTTTCTACGCACGTTCGAAACAGTTTCTTAACGCGATCGGCATCTATGTTCATCCATGA
- the LOC120677815 gene encoding putative receptor-like protein kinase At4g00960 isoform X1, which yields MEPTVIEYQELKQITDGFSENRKIGEGGYGKVYWGLRENGDEIAVKMLRDNIRLDDKQFQNEFGHHFELKHDNIVRLVGFCHESKGDAIMHQGNFVLAEKRYRALCFEYMHNGSLQKYISVHVHADECDKLDWHTSYKIIKGTCEGLKYLHERSKPILHLDLKPDNILLDKNMVPKLADFGLSKDFQDRKTRTTKTVVGTHGYMPPEFLKENTFSDKNDIFSLGVIIIEIMMGPAGYSQFKGMSSVSSERSDKGMSFGKDDKKELFIDLVQEKWRRKLQATHSDSFLEEYCKQIKICTDIAIDCVNDDKEKRPRIVEIIKRLNEAGPTIDQENNIIVPTYGLTAHTTHDIVSLPVVKLGMWGGNEGRYHDLSVMPRRLLTMTVRCGEAIDSIEFSYIGVDLKEHVSGRWGGTYGEAPRKIILGPDEIVQEISGTYADYRRERDVIRSLTIFTNFDKEHSFGEPIGNPFRIPVDNNGHIVGFYARSKQFLNAIGIYVHP from the exons ATGGAGCCAACAGTTATAGAGTATCAAGAATTAAAACAAATTACAGATGGATTCTCCGAGAATCGAAAAATTGGTGAAGGTGGATATGGAAAAGTTTATTGG GGGTTACGTGAAAATGGAGATGAGATTGCCGTGAAGATGCTCCGAGATAATATTCGTTTAGATGATAAGCAATTCCAGAATGAGTTTGGCCACCATTTCGAGCTCAAGCATGATAACATTGTCCGACTAGTTGGCTTCTGCCATGAGTCCAAAGGTGATGCCATAATGCACCAAGGGAATTTTGTTCTTGCAGAGAAACGATATAGAGCTTTGTGCTTCGAGTATATGCACAATGGGAGCCTTCAAAAGTATATATCTG TTCACGTCCACGCAGATGAATGTGATAAACTTGACTGGCATACCAGTTACAAAATAATTAAGGGGACTTGTGAGGGTTTGAAATACCTCCATGAAAGATCCAAACCTATTTTGCATTTAGATCTGAAACCCGACAATATATTGCTTGACAAGAACATGGTGCCCAAACTTGCTGACTTTGGCCTGTCCAAGGACTTCCAGGACAGAAAAACAAGGACCACAAAAACTGTTGTAGGAACGCA TGGATACATGCCACCAGAATTCCTAAAAGAAAACACGTTTTCTGACAAGAATGACATATTCAGCCTGGGAGTTATAATAATTGAGATCATGATGGGACCTGCAGGCTACTCACAATTTAAAGGAATGTCTTCAGTCTCTTCAGAGAGATCCGATAAAGGAATGTCTTTTGGTAAAGACGATAAAAAAGAATTATTTATTGATCTG GTACAAGAAAAATGGAGGCGCAAGTTACAGGCAACACATAGTGATTCCTTTTTAGAAGAGTATTGCAAGCAAATAAAGATATGCACCGACATAGCAATAGATTGTGTGAATGATGATAAGGAAAAAAGGCCTAGGATAGTGGAGATCATCAAAAGGTTGAACGAGGCAGGACCCACGATTGACCAAGAAAATAATATCATTGTTCCCACTTATGGGTTAACTGCACATACAACCCATGACATTGTG AGCCTGCCAGTTGTCAAGCTTGGAATGTGGGGTGGAAATGAGGGAAGATATCATGACCTTAGTGTGATGCCTCGACGCCTACTAACTATGACAGTTCGCTGTGGAGAAGCTATTGATTCAATTGAATTTTCTTACATTGGTGTGGATTTGAAAGAGCATGTGTCCGGCCGGTGGGGTGGTACTTATGGAGAAGCCCCTAGAAAG ATTATCTTGGGCCCTGATGAGATTGTACAGGAAATTTCTGGTACATATGCCGATTACAGAAGAGAAAGAGACGTTATAAGATCACTTACTATTTTCACCAATTTTGATAAAGAGCATTCTTTTGGTGAACCCATAGGAAATCCTTTCCGGATTCCTGTGGATAATAATGGCCATATCGTGGGTTTCTACGCACGTTCGAAACAGTTTCTTAACGCGATCGGCATCTATGTTCATCCATGA